Within the Gammaproteobacteria bacterium genome, the region GCAATATCGAGGCTCGCGCCCTGACCAGTACGGACAGCGCCGCCGAGGTACTGGAGTGGACACGTCAGAACAACATCGGGTCGGTCGTAACTCTAGGCAACCAGGCATTCACCGTGGCCTCTGTACTGCCGCGTGAAATCCCGATGGTCGTCGGAGCAGTCAACATGTCACCGGAGTTGCTGGGCGGCACATTTTACGGCATCACGCTCAACCCTGATCCAGTCGCCCTTCTCCAGCGTCTCAAGACCATCGTCCCCAAGGTTACGCGGGTTCACGTCATCTACCAGCGCGAACAGGATGGCTGGATGATTGACAAGGCGACCCGCGCTGCACAGGATCTCGGCCTCAGCCTGCATGCGGTGCCTGCAGAAAATCTGCAGGAAGCCGCTAATAAATATCGAGAAATTCTAAATAATCAGCTGAGCGACTCCGACGCCCTGTGGTTGCCCCAAGACAGCGCAGTGCTGGATGAGCAGGCGATACTGCCGATGATCCTGAAGGAAGCCTGGGACAGGCGTTTGATTGTCTTTTCAAGCAACCCGTCTTTCGTCAAGAAGGGCGTGCTGTTCGCCCTGTACCCGGACAACTACAACATGGGGCGCAGCCTCGGCGCCATGGCCAGGCGCCTGCAAGCGCCCGGATACCGGGTCGATCCCGCTGCCCAGAACATCGAAGCGCTGCGCGACCTGCTGATCGCCTTCAATGTCAGGACTGCAGCACATCTGGACATCAAATTCTCCCGTGAAGAGGCGAACAGCTTCGACCTGGTGTTTCCGTCGCGCTGACGAGCCAATATGGGAATGAACGCGGCAAAAACGGTAAAACGACTGGGATTCCGCCAGCAGCTGACGATCACGTTCGGCATCGGAATCCTGCTCACCTCGCTCGTTTCCTCGATCGTGATATCGATGCTGTCGAGCCGGGCCGTGTACGACCGCCTGGTGATGGAGGGCTACCAATCCGTCGAAACACTGGCCTCACAAAGCACGCTCGCCCTGCTCTACCACAGCGAGGAGAATGGCCGCGACTATGCCGAGGCCCTGCTCACATCGCCCGACGTGCTGGGGGTGGCAATCTTCGATACGGAACATACTGTCCTGCTGGCGATCGGCGACGCGACCCAGGTCCTGGACTCGCTGAATGTCGCACCCGCGCGGGCCATGCTGGCGCGGGAGACCGACTCTGCCTGGTATTTTCTTTCCCCCGTCTACACCACGCCGGTTTCTTCGCTGGCGAACGAATCGCCCTTCACCGTCAATCCGGCGAAACCGGAACTGCTTGGCTACGTCCAGCTTGCCATGGGGAAGAACACGCTCCATACGCTGGCGGACGGCATCCTTAAAACCAACTTCCTGGTCTCCCTGGCACTTGCCGTCACACTGCTGCTCGTCCTGCTCTTCGTAACGAGGCGCGTGACGCAGCCGATCAAGAAACTCGCGGACACGATGCACAAGGCGACATCAGGCGAAAAGGATGTGCGGGCGGCCATCGAGGGCCCCAAGGACGTCATCCTGATGCAGAACGCCTTCAACAAGATGATGCAGGTGCTCGATGCCCGCGATGACGAGCTCAAGAGCGCACGCGATGCAGCGCTGGAGTCGGCGCGCATCAAAGGTGAATTCGCCGCCACCGTCAGCCATGAACTGCGCACCCCGCTCAACGGCGTCCTCGGCATGCTCGAACTCCTGCAGGGCATGGGCCTGAATCCCAAGCAGGCGGACTACGTGGAGGTAGCGAAGAATTCAGGTGAAACCCTGTTGACGCTGATCAACGATATCCTTGATTTCTCGCGCAATGACTCCGGCAATCTCGTCATTCACAATGAATCCTTCTCGCTGCGCAAGGTGCTGGATGAAGTTGTCGGACTGGTGGGCAGTCAGGCGCGCCGCAAGGGGCTGGACCTGGGATTCTCCATCCAGCGCGAACTCCCGATGTACTTGCTCGGCGACGTCAACCGGGTGCAGCAGATCCTGATCAACCTCATAGGGAATGCGATCAAATTCACCGAAACGGGTGAAATCTCTGTTTACGTCGGCCAGGATGAGGCCTCAGACCCAGGCAAGCCCACACTGCGATTCGAAGTGCGGGATACCGGGATCGGCGTGCCGGTGGAGGTCAGAGAAAAGATCTTCGAGCCTTTCCGGCAGGCCGATGCCTCCACTACGCGCAAATACGGGGGCACCGGCCTCGGTCTTGCCATCAGCAAGCAGATCATCGAGATCATGGGCGGGCGGATCGGCATCAATGAAAACCCTGCGGGAGGCAGTATCTTCTGGTTCACACTACCGCTGGAACGGCAGGATGCCTTCCCGGCTGCAGACGAGGACTATTCCGCACTGGCCGGCCTGCGCGTGCTCGTCGTGGATGACAGCGAGATCGTCCGCCAGATGATCGGACAGCTGTGCGAAAGCTGGCGCATCGAATGCCTGTATGCGGATACCGTCCAGGAATCGATCAATCTCCTCATGGCCGGCAAGTCGCGCGGAAAGCACGTCGATTTCATACTCCTCGATGACAGCCTGCACGGCATCTCCGGTGGCAGCCATACGGATATCCTGGCGAAACACCCGGCGTTCATGCAGGGCAAGCTGATACTGATGACCAACGCACCGACGTCACATGGCCATTTCGAAAGCCTGGAGCATGGCTGTTATCTCGACAAGCCGCTGCGCGTCAGTCTTCTGTATAAGTGCCTGCTGGCGAATATGGGCCAGGCCGCGAGCCAGCCGCTCGCGCTGCCGGACAAGGATATACCCGTTCATGGAGCCGGGGTGCTGGTCGTGGAGGACAACCGGGCGAATCAGATCGTCGTCGCCGGAATGCTCGAACGGCTCGGGATAAAGTCCGTACTCGTGTCAGGAGGCATAGAAGCGCTGCAAAGACTGCGGCATCAGGACTTCGACGTCATCCTGATGGACTGCAATATGCCGGGCATGGATGGCTATGAAGCCACCGCCCACATCCGCACCCAGGAAGCGGGAAGGAAACGCACGCCGATCGTCGCCATGACCGCGAATACACTCGAGGGTGACATAGAAAAATGCCTGCAGGCAGGCATGGATGACTATATCTCGAAACCGCTCAAGCTCACCGTCCTGGGCGAGGTCGTGAAGAAATGGCTGAAGCCGGGCGTGGAACAGGAGCCCAGGAAATCGGCCCGCACCCTGCAGGCCAGGGCGCACGAAACCCGGAACAACGACGAATCCATTGATCGGGAATTTTTCGCCGAACTGCGCGAAACCATCGGTGATGCCTTCGTCAACATGATCAATGTGTTCCTGGAAGACATTCCGGTCTATATGGACGAGCTGGGAACGGCCGTCAACGAGGGCAAAAAAGACCAGATCGGGAACATCGCCCATACGATCAAGGGAAGCTCGTTCAATATCGGTGCCAACAAACTCGCCGACCTGTGCCGGCGCATTGAAACCGCGAACAACGCCGGTGATGCCGCCGCGGTGCGCGAACTGTTCGCCTCGGCCGTGGCGGAGGCAAAGGTACTGAAGGGCCTGCTGAAAACCGAGCTGGCGGGACAGCAGCCGCGCGACCGGGAAAAGAAGCACCATAGCGCATTCATACTGGTGGTCGACGACGACCGCTCGACCCGCTTCGCCTTCCGCAACATCATCGAGGAGGAAGGATATAACGTGATCGAGGCGGAGGATGGCGCAAAGGCGATCGAGCTGTGCAGGTATCGCGTACCCGACCTTATCCTGATGGACGCCAAGATGCCGGTCATGGACGGCTTCTCGGCCTGTCAACAGATACGCCAGATACCGGAGAGCGCGCACACGCCGATCCTGATCATCACCGGACTCGACGACGAGGACTCCATCGAGCGGGCATTCTCCGTCGGCGCGACCGATTACATCTCAAAGCCGGTGAACTTTTCCGTGATGCGCCGACGCATCGCCCACCTCATGCATGCCAGCCGCGCCGAGCGTCACATGCGGCATCTCGCCTTCAACGACACGCTCACTGGACTGCCGAACCGCGCCCGCTTCACCAGCCACCTGAGCAACCTGCTCGAGGCCAGGCGCGACAGCAAGGAACCCCTGGCGATCATGTTCCTCGACGTTGACCGCTTCAAGCTGGTCAACGACACACTCGGACACGATGCCGGCGACATGCTGCTCAAGATCGTCGCGGAGCGCATCCATAACTGCGTGCGCGACGACGACCTGGTCGCACGCCTCGGCGGGGACGAGTTCACCGTCGTGCTGGACAACGTCGGATCGCGCGACATTCTCGATGCCATCGCGCGCAAGATCAGCGCCTCGTTTTCCAAGCCGGTGGCCTTCCTCGACCAGGAGATCTTCGTATCGGTCAGCATCGGCATCTCAATGTTCCCGGGCGACGCCACCGACCTGGCCACACTGATGAAACACGCCGATACGGCGATGTTCCATGCCAAACGTTTCAGGAACGAATACAAGTTCTTTGAGGCGGACATGGAGGCCGGGGCCTCCGAGCGCCTCGAACTCGAGCACGGCCTGCGGGGTGCGCTGGAGCGCAACGAACTGATCGTCTATTACCAGCCCCAGGAGGACCTCAAGACCGGCAAGATCGTCGGCGCCGAGGCACTTGTGCGCTGGATGCATCCGGAGCGCGGCATGATCTCTCCGCTGGAGTTCATCCCGCTCGCCGAGGAGACCGGCCTCATCAATCCTATCGGCGAGCTGGTTCTGCGCGAATCCTGCCGCCAGCTGCGCAGCTGGCTGGACCGCGGCTACGGACCGCTGCGTCTTGCCATCAACATCTCGGCGCGACAACTGGAGAAGAACGACTTCATCGCGGTCATCGCCGACATCCTCGACACCACCGGAATACCGCCGGATTGTCTGGAGCTCGAGATCACCGAGAGCGTGATCATGGAACACGCAGAGGAGATGATTCAGATCTTCCGCAAGCTGAAGGAGATGAACATACTGCTCGCCATCGACGACTTCGGCACCGGCTATTCCTCGCTGGCCTACCTGAAGCGCTTCCCGATCGACATCATCAAGATCGACCGCTCGTTCGTACAGGATATTCCCAAGGATTCCGAAGACGTCGCCATCGTCACCGGCGTGGTCGCCATGGCCAAGGGCCTCGACCTCAAGGTGGTCGCCGAGGGGGTCGAAAACGCAGAGCAGAAGGCGTTCCTGCAGCAGCAGCAGTGCGACTACATGCAGGGCTTTTACCTGAGCAAGCCGGTGTCCGCGGACGACTTCGAAAACACGTTCCTGATGCCGGCCTATCTCGACAAAATCGGCAACGGCGAGAACATCACCGTGCTGAAACCCAGGAAATTCCCGTAATCGGCTTCAGGGCGCACCGCCTCCGGCCGGCCGTCCACGCATGACCATCTCGTGTGCCCAGGCCATGATCGGGCGCAGGCGGTCATTGAGCAGCACGACGACGTCGTCATAGGCCAGCCAGCGGAACTCGTCGTGTTCCGGATGACCGAGCTCCGGACTGACAGGGAGATCGACCTCGCCGCGCGGCGAATCTGCCAGATAGTAGCGTGCGACCTTGCCCCGGCCGTAGGGCGGGGTTTCGCGGAAATCGGCGCCCCAGGGAAAGGCGAGGCCGGTCAGCGTCGTCTCCTCCTCGATCTCGCGCACCGCCGCGGCAAGCGGCTCCTCGCCTTCCTCGACGATGCCTTTGGGAAAATCCCAGTAATCGCGTGCGCGCAACAGCAGATAGCGCGGCTCACGGTCCGGCTGGCGTACGATGACGGCGCCGGCGGAAAGGGTGTACGTTGTCATGGTGGTCGTACGAAAGGGAAATTCCGTTCAGGCAACAGGACTGCAGTATACCTGACCCGCCTCCTCTGCCACCATCGCACCGTGACCCGCTGTCACGGGGTTGAGGCTCGGCCCTGATTTGTTATTATCAGCGAAGGCCCCGTACCAACCCGGAGCAGATCGCGCGCAATGATGACAGGGAAAGCAAGCCCCGCTCCGGCAAAAGGCGACGCCTTGATACTCGTCGACGTCCAGAACGATTTTCTGCCAGGCGGCAGCCTCGCCGTCGGTCACGGCGACGAGGTGATCCCCGCACTCAACCGCTACATCGCGCTGTTCCTCGCGCGCGGCCTGCCCATTTTCGCAACGCGCGACTGGCATCCGGAGGATCATTGTTCGTTCAAGCCGCGGGGCGGTCCCTGGCCGCCGCATTGCGTTGCCGGCAGCCACGGGGCGGAATTCGGCCCCGGTTTGGCCCTCTCTCCTGACACCCCCGTGATCTCGAAAGGCACGGATCCCGGAAAAGATGCATATTCGGCCTTCGAAGGCACCGACCTCGGCCCTCGGCTCAACGGCTGGGCGTAAGCCGTGTCTTCGTCGGCGGCCTGGCCACGGATTATTGCGTGCTCAGCACGGTCAGGGATGCGCTCGCCGCGGGCCTGCGTGCTGTGCTGTTGCGCGACGCCTGCCGGGCGGTGAACATCCATGCCCGGGATGGAGCGCAGGCTGTGCAAGAAATGGAGCGGCTTGGAGCGATACCGGTGGAATATTTCGCGGTCGCAGCCGACTGAGGCCCCCGCCTGCCTGCGATGAATCCTTCCGCCAGCCCGCTGCTGACCGATCTCTACCAGCTCACCATGCTGCAGGCGTATTTCGACCGCGGCATGGAAGAGACGGCCGTATTCGAATTCTTCGTGCGCCGACTCCCTCCCGGGCGCGGTTTCCTGCTGGCGGCAGGCCTCGAACAGGCGCTCGATTTCCTCGCGCATCTGCATTTCACACCCGATGAACTGGAATGGCTCAGTACGTGCGGCCGCTTCAACGCAGGCTTCGTCGACCGGCTCGCGTCGCTGCGCTTCACAGGTGATGTGCACGCCCTCCCCGAAGGCACGCTGTGTTTCGCCGGGGAACCCATCCTGCGGGTCACCGCTCCGCTGCCACAGGCACAGCTGGTCGAAAGCCGCCTGATCAACATCCTGCACTTTCAGACCTTGATCGCGAGCAAGGCGGCACGCTGCGTGCTGGCGGCGCCAGGCAAGCTGCTGGTGGATTTCGGCCTGCGCCGTGCCCATGGGGCCGAGGCCGGGATGTTCGCCGCCCGCGCATCGTACCTCGCCGGCTTCGCAGGGAGTTCAACGGTGCTGGCGGAGCCTCACTACGGCATCCCGATCTTCGGCACCATGGCACATTCCTTCATACAGGCACATGATGACGAAGGCGCCGCCTTCGAGGATTTCGCCGCATCCAGTCGCGGCGGAGTCGTCCTGCTCATCGACACCTACGACACCGAGGCGGCGGCGCGGAAGGTGGTGCGCCTCGCGCCGCGTCTGCGCGACCGGGGCATCGAGATCAAGGCCGTGCGCCTCGACAGCGGAGATCTGCTCGAGCACAGCCGGCGTGTCCGCGCCATCCTCGACGCGGGCGGCCTGGACGCCACCGGGATCTTCTGCAGCGGCGGGCTGGACGAGACCAAACTGCTGCGGCTGCTCTCCGCCGGCGCCCCGATCGACGGTTTCGGCATCGGCACCCACCTCGACACCTCCTCCGACGCACCCTACCTCGACTGCGCCTACAAGCTGCAGGAGTATGCCGGCGTGGCCCGCCGCAAGCGATCCGAAGGCAAGGCCACCTGGCCGGGACGCAAACAGGTGTTCCGCCGCTACGACGCCGAGGGACGTATGAAGGAAGATATCCTGACCCTGGAGGACGACCGTCAGGACGGGGAGGCGCTGGTCCAGCTCTTCATGCTGGGCGGCCACCGCCTCGCCGCGGCGGAATCGCTCGAACAGATCCGGCGGCGCACCCAGCATCAGCTCGAGCGCCTGCCGCCACCGCTGGCCCGACTGGAGACGGGGTATGAATATCCGGTCATCGTATCCGGCGCAGTGCGCGACCTGGCCGACGCCGTTGATCAAATAACTAAATAAACCCAATTAAAACAAATAATAATCACAAAAATATGATATTAAATATCGCATGACGGAGTCGCCATACATCTTCGAAGCCACGGCGCAGACCTTCGCTGATGAGGTGTTGCTGCGATCCCGCTCCGTCCCGGTGCTGGTCGATTTCTGGGCAGACTGGTGTGCCCCCTGCCGGGCGCTGATGCCGGTACTGCAGCAGCTCGCCGGGGAATACCGCGGCAAGTTCCTGCTGGCCAAGGTAAACAGCGATGAACAACAGGATCTCGCCACACGGTACGGCGTGCGCAGCCTGCCGACCGTGCTCGTGATCCGCCACGGCGAGGCCGTCGACCGTTTCGTCGGCGCACAGCCGGAAGGCGTGATCCGCCAACTGATAGACCGTCACATTGAACGCGCGTCGGACACGCTGCGCGCCGAGGCGCGGACCCTCCTGGATGCCGGCGACACCGCGCAGGCGCGTGAACTTCTCGAGACAGCCCATCGCACCGATCCCGGCAATCACGGCGTTACACTGGATCTTGCCGGCCTTGCGCTGCGGGACGGCGCACTGGTGGCGGCGCTGGAGCTGCTGGACGGTCTGCCGCCGGAGGCGCAGCGGTCGGCAGAGGTGCAGACCCTGCTCGCCCGCGTCTTTTTTCTGCGGGAGCTCGAAGGCGCGCCCGATACGGCAGAGCTGGAGGTTCGCATCGGCACCAACCCCGGCGGCCTCGATGCCTGCTATCTGCTCGCGCTGCGCCGGATCGTGGATACCGCCGCCGAACAGGGCATGGAAGAGCTGCTGGAAATTATCCGCCGCGACCGGAAATTCCGCGACGACGGTGCGCGCAAGGCGCTGCTCATGGCCTTCGACCTGATGTCCGGCCAGCCGGAACTGGTCAGCCGCTTCCGCCGCAGGCTGGCCAGCGCACTGCACTGAAACGGAGGGTCAGCGCATCAGTTCCTTGCGCAGTTCCGCCAGCTTGACCTTCACGACCGCCGCGTTTTCCGGCCCCATGCGCAGCAGGAGCTTCTGGCCCGCCGACAAGGCCTCGAGCCCCGGATCGGCATAGCGGAAAAACACCGCGGGCTGAACCAGCGAGACCGGCCCCGTCACCTCGGGCGTTGCGAGCAGATTGTCGATCGCGAGTATCAGACGGTCATTGAAATAGGCCTTGGGATAGCCCAGCTCCCGGTAGGCATTCTGGAACAGCGGATAGAGGTGGACATAGGCGTCAACGAGGCGCCTGGCGTCGATGGCGTCCATCAGTGCGGCGTAGCGGGTGTAGCGCGCATAGTTGGCCTCATCGATAACGAACTCTTCGCCGCCCTTCACCGACGCGAATTTGCCTTCCGGCTGCATCAGCGGGAGACGATTCTGCGGAACATTGCGGGCGGGGATGTTTTCCACGGTGATTACGATACGCCGTATCACCTCCTGCGGTACCACCAGTGCGACCAGATCCGGCCGGGCAAGCAGGAATTCGGCGAGCTTGAGCATCACGGCGTCGCTGTCGCCGAGCGCCGGCAGCGGGTCGGGCAGCAGCGCGGCAAACGGATCCGCAGGCTCGGTCGGCGCGGCCTCTGGTACCGGATTGCGCACCAGGGCATCAGGCTCCTGCGGTGGCGCCTCCTCGACCGCCTGCGGTGCCGGCGCCGGGGCGCCGGACTGCCTGTCCTGGTAAGTGAGGTAGAGATATCCGCCGACGATGATCACGATCACGGCAGCGATCCCCGGCACGATGCCGCGTCCGCGCCGGCGCACCTCAGTTTCGCCTGTTTCCGTGTTCTCTCCGATCGGATCCTTGTTCATCTGTGTGCTCCTGCGCTGGTGGTCTGGTGGCAGATGTTTCGCGGCCTGTGCACCCGCATTTCTACCCGGCTCGCCACGCGTCAACCGGTCTGTCTAACGGGAGGCTATCGCCTGCTGATACGCGTCGAGAATCTCCCGGCCGTAACAGACCAGGGTAACCCTGGCGAGCGTCGCGTCGTGGGCGAGGAACTCGCGCACCGTGCGCACCGCGACGCGCGCGGCCTGATCGACCGGATAGCCGTAGATACCGCAGCTTATGGCGGGAAAGGCAACGGTTTCCAATCCATGCTGCACGGCAAGGCGCAGGGAACTGCGGTAACACGAGGCGAGCAATCCGGCCTCGCCGTGTCCGCCGCCGCGCCACACCGGTCCGACCGTGTGGATCACGTAGCTGGCCGGCAGGCGGTAACCGCGCGTGATCTTCGCCTGCCCGGTTTCACAGCCACCCAGCGTTTCGCACTCGCGCAACAGATCCGGTCCGGCCGCGCGGTGGATGGCGCCGTCCACGCCGCCGCCGCCGAGCAGGGTCTCGTTGGCGGCATTGACGATGGCGTCAACCCTGATGCGCGTGATATCGCCGTCGAGCACCTCGATGCGATCGCCGGGGTCGGACGCGGTATCCAGCTCGAATTCATCGGGTGATGGCATGTGCTTGGTCACTCCCTGGCTCACTGCTCCGCCGGTATGGTTTCCGGGACCGCGCAAGCTTTCCGCGGCGGTCTTGCGCTAGAATAGGGGGCATCACTGTCGTTGACAATAGCGAGCAAGCATACGTGCACATCAAGATGGTCACCGCCTGCCCGGCCAGCCCCGTTCAGCGTTGCGCGGCTTGACATGACCCGCGCCCCTGTGCAGCGTTTCCCGGCATGAGCAAAGACGACAAGGCCCTCAGCGGTGAATCCAGGCGCGCGGAGATAGACGGCTTCCTGCGCACGCTCGCCGCCACACCCAGGGTCACCGTGCCCGCACGGCGCGGGAGGCTCATCTTCGCCATGGACGCCACCGCGAGCCGGCAACCGACCTGGGACCAGGCCTGCCATATCCAGGCGCAGATGTTCACGCAGACCGCCGCGCTCGGCGGCCTGGAGATCCGCTTGTGCTATTTCCGCGGCTTGCTGGAATTTCATTGCTGCCCCTGGACGAACACCCCGGAACGGCTGCTCGCGAACATGAGCGAGGTATCCTGCCAGGCCGGTCATACGCAGATTGAGCAGGTCCTTCGGCATGCGCAGGACGAGGTCAGCGGCGGGCGTGTCGATGCGCTCGTCTACGTCGGCGATTACGTGGAAGAGGATCCTGAACCGCTGTGGCGGCGTGCCGGAGAGCTCGGGTTGCGCGGCCTGCCGGTGTTCGTGTTTCACGAAGGCGGCGACCCCGCCGCCGGCCGCGTGTTCCGCGAGATCGCGCGCCTGAGCCGCGGCGCCTACTGCCCGTTCGACACCTCCAGCCCGCAGCAGCTGCGCGACCTGTTGAACGCTGTCGCCGTCTATGCCGCGGGTGGCCGCCAGGCGCTGGCCGATTTCAGCCGCGGCGCCGGAGAGGTCGTGCACCGCCTCGCCCACCAGATCAGCAAGGACTGAGGCCGATGCTGTTGAAGCTGCTCGCCGCCGCGGCGTTCCTCTTCCTGATACTCTTCGCGATCCGCTGGTTCGCGCGCACGTCTCCGCAGGATGCCCGCCGCATGCTGCGCCGCCTGCCGTTTTATCTCGGCGCGGGCCTGCTGATCCTGCTCGCCGCGCGCGGCCATCTGAACTGGCTGTTCGCCGCGATCGGCGCCGCAATAGCATTCCTGCCGCGCCTGCTCCCCATGCTGCAATACATCCCTGTCGTGAAGCGGCTCTATCAGCGTTACCAGACAGGGCGCGCTGCCGGCGCCGGTTCGCAGGCGGGCCAGTCATCGCAGGTG harbors:
- a CDS encoding DUF3014 domain-containing protein, whose amino-acid sequence is MNKDPIGENTETGETEVRRRGRGIVPGIAAVIVIIVGGYLYLTYQDRQSGAPAPAPQAVEEAPPQEPDALVRNPVPEAAPTEPADPFAALLPDPLPALGDSDAVMLKLAEFLLARPDLVALVVPQEVIRRIVITVENIPARNVPQNRLPLMQPEGKFASVKGGEEFVIDEANYARYTRYAALMDAIDARRLVDAYVHLYPLFQNAYRELGYPKAYFNDRLILAIDNLLATPEVTGPVSLVQPAVFFRYADPGLEALSAGQKLLLRMGPENAAVVKVKLAELRKELMR
- the trxA gene encoding thioredoxin, translated to MTESPYIFEATAQTFADEVLLRSRSVPVLVDFWADWCAPCRALMPVLQQLAGEYRGKFLLAKVNSDEQQDLATRYGVRSLPTVLVIRHGEAVDRFVGAQPEGVIRQLIDRHIERASDTLRAEARTLLDAGDTAQARELLETAHRTDPGNHGVTLDLAGLALRDGALVAALELLDGLPPEAQRSAEVQTLLARVFFLRELEGAPDTAELEVRIGTNPGGLDACYLLALRRIVDTAAEQGMEELLEIIRRDRKFRDDGARKALLMAFDLMSGQPELVSRFRRRLASALH
- a CDS encoding EAL domain-containing protein; its protein translation is MNAAKTVKRLGFRQQLTITFGIGILLTSLVSSIVISMLSSRAVYDRLVMEGYQSVETLASQSTLALLYHSEENGRDYAEALLTSPDVLGVAIFDTEHTVLLAIGDATQVLDSLNVAPARAMLARETDSAWYFLSPVYTTPVSSLANESPFTVNPAKPELLGYVQLAMGKNTLHTLADGILKTNFLVSLALAVTLLLVLLFVTRRVTQPIKKLADTMHKATSGEKDVRAAIEGPKDVILMQNAFNKMMQVLDARDDELKSARDAALESARIKGEFAATVSHELRTPLNGVLGMLELLQGMGLNPKQADYVEVAKNSGETLLTLINDILDFSRNDSGNLVIHNESFSLRKVLDEVVGLVGSQARRKGLDLGFSIQRELPMYLLGDVNRVQQILINLIGNAIKFTETGEISVYVGQDEASDPGKPTLRFEVRDTGIGVPVEVREKIFEPFRQADASTTRKYGGTGLGLAISKQIIEIMGGRIGINENPAGGSIFWFTLPLERQDAFPAADEDYSALAGLRVLVVDDSEIVRQMIGQLCESWRIECLYADTVQESINLLMAGKSRGKHVDFILLDDSLHGISGGSHTDILAKHPAFMQGKLILMTNAPTSHGHFESLEHGCYLDKPLRVSLLYKCLLANMGQAASQPLALPDKDIPVHGAGVLVVEDNRANQIVVAGMLERLGIKSVLVSGGIEALQRLRHQDFDVILMDCNMPGMDGYEATAHIRTQEAGRKRTPIVAMTANTLEGDIEKCLQAGMDDYISKPLKLTVLGEVVKKWLKPGVEQEPRKSARTLQARAHETRNNDESIDREFFAELRETIGDAFVNMINVFLEDIPVYMDELGTAVNEGKKDQIGNIAHTIKGSSFNIGANKLADLCRRIETANNAGDAAAVRELFASAVAEAKVLKGLLKTELAGQQPRDREKKHHSAFILVVDDDRSTRFAFRNIIEEEGYNVIEAEDGAKAIELCRYRVPDLILMDAKMPVMDGFSACQQIRQIPESAHTPILIITGLDDEDSIERAFSVGATDYISKPVNFSVMRRRIAHLMHASRAERHMRHLAFNDTLTGLPNRARFTSHLSNLLEARRDSKEPLAIMFLDVDRFKLVNDTLGHDAGDMLLKIVAERIHNCVRDDDLVARLGGDEFTVVLDNVGSRDILDAIARKISASFSKPVAFLDQEIFVSVSIGISMFPGDATDLATLMKHADTAMFHAKRFRNEYKFFEADMEAGASERLELEHGLRGALERNELIVYYQPQEDLKTGKIVGAEALVRWMHPERGMISPLEFIPLAEETGLINPIGELVLRESCRQLRSWLDRGYGPLRLAINISARQLEKNDFIAVIADILDTTGIPPDCLELEITESVIMEHAEEMIQIFRKLKEMNILLAIDDFGTGYSSLAYLKRFPIDIIKIDRSFVQDIPKDSEDVAIVTGVVAMAKGLDLKVVAEGVENAEQKAFLQQQQCDYMQGFYLSKPVSADDFENTFLMPAYLDKIGNGENITVLKPRKFP
- a CDS encoding O-acetyl-ADP-ribose deacetylase is translated as MPSPDEFELDTASDPGDRIEVLDGDITRIRVDAIVNAANETLLGGGGVDGAIHRAAGPDLLRECETLGGCETGQAKITRGYRLPASYVIHTVGPVWRGGGHGEAGLLASCYRSSLRLAVQHGLETVAFPAISCGIYGYPVDQAARVAVRTVREFLAHDATLARVTLVCYGREILDAYQQAIASR
- a CDS encoding ABC transporter substrate-binding protein, with product MTDIRSINKNIGRSVLFAALAGIVLFFPTFSLAQPVTTAVLYPDIREPFRSVFMSIIKGIDESLGGNIEARALTSTDSAAEVLEWTRQNNIGSVVTLGNQAFTVASVLPREIPMVVGAVNMSPELLGGTFYGITLNPDPVALLQRLKTIVPKVTRVHVIYQREQDGWMIDKATRAAQDLGLSLHAVPAENLQEAANKYREILNNQLSDSDALWLPQDSAVLDEQAILPMILKEAWDRRLIVFSSNPSFVKKGVLFALYPDNYNMGRSLGAMARRLQAPGYRVDPAAQNIEALRDLLIAFNVRTAAHLDIKFSREEANSFDLVFPSR
- a CDS encoding VWA domain-containing protein translates to MSKDDKALSGESRRAEIDGFLRTLAATPRVTVPARRGRLIFAMDATASRQPTWDQACHIQAQMFTQTAALGGLEIRLCYFRGLLEFHCCPWTNTPERLLANMSEVSCQAGHTQIEQVLRHAQDEVSGGRVDALVYVGDYVEEDPEPLWRRAGELGLRGLPVFVFHEGGDPAAGRVFREIARLSRGAYCPFDTSSPQQLRDLLNAVAVYAAGGRQALADFSRGAGEVVHRLAHQISKD
- a CDS encoding nicotinate phosphoribosyltransferase, with protein sequence MNPSASPLLTDLYQLTMLQAYFDRGMEETAVFEFFVRRLPPGRGFLLAAGLEQALDFLAHLHFTPDELEWLSTCGRFNAGFVDRLASLRFTGDVHALPEGTLCFAGEPILRVTAPLPQAQLVESRLINILHFQTLIASKAARCVLAAPGKLLVDFGLRRAHGAEAGMFAARASYLAGFAGSSTVLAEPHYGIPIFGTMAHSFIQAHDDEGAAFEDFAASSRGGVVLLIDTYDTEAAARKVVRLAPRLRDRGIEIKAVRLDSGDLLEHSRRVRAILDAGGLDATGIFCSGGLDETKLLRLLSAGAPIDGFGIGTHLDTSSDAPYLDCAYKLQEYAGVARRKRSEGKATWPGRKQVFRRYDAEGRMKEDILTLEDDRQDGEALVQLFMLGGHRLAAAESLEQIRRRTQHQLERLPPPLARLETGYEYPVIVSGAVRDLADAVDQITK
- a CDS encoding NUDIX domain-containing protein, whose protein sequence is MTTYTLSAGAVIVRQPDREPRYLLLRARDYWDFPKGIVEEGEEPLAAAVREIEEETTLTGLAFPWGADFRETPPYGRGKVARYYLADSPRGEVDLPVSPELGHPEHDEFRWLAYDDVVVLLNDRLRPIMAWAHEMVMRGRPAGGGAP